The [Eubacterium] siraeum genome contains a region encoding:
- a CDS encoding ABC transporter permease, producing the protein MFAIFKRELKAYFTSPLGYVFLAIFYAFSGLFFYIFSLSVGSTDISSVFLMMFIVLMVFVPLLTMRLLSEDKKQKTDQLILTAPVSLLSIVMGKFLAAYAIFAIGVAVMPVYGFVMSTFATVSWLPIWGNTVGLLLLGGIFVSIGLFISSLTENQMIAAIGGFFINLMILLMNTLKSALPNGFLQDVLSSISVYSRYSEITNGIFSLSSLIFFVSVIFIFLFLTVRVLEKRRWA; encoded by the coding sequence ATGTTTGCAATATTTAAAAGAGAACTGAAGGCATATTTCACATCGCCGCTCGGCTATGTGTTCCTTGCTATTTTTTACGCATTTTCGGGATTGTTCTTTTATATCTTCTCCCTGTCTGTAGGCTCGACCGATATATCAAGCGTATTCCTGATGATGTTCATAGTGCTTATGGTTTTCGTGCCTCTGCTTACTATGCGACTGCTTTCAGAGGACAAGAAGCAGAAGACGGATCAGCTTATTCTGACTGCTCCCGTAAGCCTTTTGTCTATAGTAATGGGCAAGTTCCTTGCGGCTTATGCAATATTTGCGATAGGCGTTGCGGTCATGCCCGTATACGGCTTTGTAATGTCGACCTTTGCGACGGTTTCGTGGCTCCCGATATGGGGCAACACCGTAGGTCTTTTACTTCTCGGCGGTATATTCGTTTCTATAGGTCTTTTCATATCATCACTTACGGAAAACCAGATGATAGCGGCAATAGGCGGTTTCTTTATCAATCTTATGATACTGCTTATGAATACGCTGAAAAGCGCACTCCCCAACGGATTTTTACAGGATGTGCTTTCAAGCATCTCGGTATATTCGAGATACTCTGAGATAACAAACGGAATATTCAGCCTGTCAAGTCTGATATTCTTTGTGAGCGTTATCTTTATTTTCCTGTTCCTTACGGTAAGAGTACTTGAAAAACGCCGCTGGGCATAA